The proteins below come from a single Sorghum bicolor cultivar BTx623 chromosome 4, Sorghum_bicolor_NCBIv3, whole genome shotgun sequence genomic window:
- the LOC8059588 gene encoding glycerophosphodiester phosphodiesterase GDPD1, chloroplastic, with protein sequence MALLKAARVADVPTLDVVAPGLVVEAGTASVATMVKSGGGGGGGGGRFSVIGHRGKGMNALASADPRMQEVRENTVRSFNDAARFPVDYVEFDVQVTKDGCPIIFHDNFIFTQEDGKISQKRVTDIHLEDFLQYGPQNEQGKVGKPLLRRLKDGRMVNWNVQSEDALCTLEEAFEKVNTRLGFNVELKFDDSLEYQEEELTRILQAILKVIFEHAKDRPILFSSFQPDAAQLMRKLQGTYPVYFLTNGGTELYTDVRRNSLEEAVKLCLASGMQGIVSEARGIFRHPAAVPKIKEANLSLLTYGTLNNVPEAVYMQHLMGVNGVIVDLVPEITDAVSELIALPEPDLEVDNLSNQAARGATTPNFSQREISFLLRLIPELVQ encoded by the exons ATGGCCCTGCTCAAAGCCGCGCGCGTCGCCGACGTGCCCACGCTGGACGTGGTGGCCCCAGGCCTGGTGGTGGAGGCGGGCACGGCGTCGGTGGCGACGATGGTgaagagcggcggcggcggcggcggcggcggcgggcggttcTCGGTGATCGGGCACCGCGGCAAGGGGATGAACGCGCTGGCGTCGGCGGACCCGCGGATGCAGGAGGTGCGCGAGAACACGGTCCGGTCCTTCAACGACGCCGCGCGCTTCCCCGTCGACTACGTCGAGTTCGACGTCCAG GTCACTAAAGATGGATGCCCAATCATCTTCCATGACAACTTCATCTTCACCCAAGAAGAT GGTAAAATTTCACAGAAGCGTGTGACCGATATTCATCTGGAAGACTTCCTCCAGTATGGGCCCCAGAATGAGCAGGGGAAG GTTGGGAAGCCCCTGCTTCGCAGGCTGAAGGATGGTAGGATGGTGAACTGGAATGTGCAATCGGAGGATGCTCTTTGCACACTTGAAGAAGCGTTCGAGAAGGTCAATACAAGATTGGGCTTCAACGTTGAGCTGAAATTTGATGACAGTCTTGAATACCAGGAGGAAGAGCTCACTCGCATCCTCCAGGCCATCCTCAAG GTGATTTTTGAGCATGCCAAGGATAGGCCTATACTTTTCTCTAGTTTTCAGCCCGATGCTGCACAGCTCATGCGTAAATTGCAAGGCACATATCCT GTCTACTTCCTGACAAACGGAGGGACAGAGCTATACACCGACGTGAGAAGGAACTCGTTGGAGGAGGCCGTCAAGCTTTGCCTCGCGAGTGGCATGCAAGGAATAGTTTCAGAAGCCCGCGGGATATTCAGGCACCCTGCTGCTGTACCAAAGATCAAAGAGGCTAACCTCTCCCTGCTAACCTATGGAACATTGAA TAATGTGCCGGAGGCGGTGTACATGCAGCACCTCATGGGAGTGAATGGGGTGATCGTCGACCTGGTGCCGGAGATCACCGACGCAGTCTCGGAGCTCATTGCCCTGCCCGAGCCTGACCTGGAAGTGGACAACTTGAGCAACCAGGCAGCTAGAGGAGCCACAACACCGAATTTCTCGCAGCGCGAGATCTCGTTCTTGCTGAGGCTAATTCCTGAGCTTGTCCAATAA
- the LOC110434807 gene encoding uncharacterized protein LOC110434807: MCKCGVEASYGLVPSGLGIGHFCGHMIDYDESTQKCKWESSDDVFKFKDEYKARVAVRKTRGYPANYVTDFVKDHKKKMLAFAQELRVRNPASIAWKKWSEEREKEIEEYRASKAEEHARKAAEEAERVEMQCLNDTIASLCAKIGCTGNWQADVGRAKYAENMILGRDGAVGGTASRPIVVKEEAEAEEDDDTGRIGDLIRLAEELGYPQEEHDYEMGRIGDLLRLSEEGEASGPMPVGASEEGEAAYHNQKTSVYDSWWPTDMTEEEGQLYSQAAEEAEAAYYERQASEAKAAEASMGKEAVVDDWESEDELLTQWCTQFD; encoded by the exons ATGTGCAAATGTGGTGTTGAAGCTAGCTACGGCCTAGTTCCTTCAGGTCTTGGGATTGGCCACTTCTGTGGCCACATGATCGACTATGATGAG AGCACTCAGAAATGCAAATGGGAATCATCTGATGATGTGTTTAAGTTCAAAGATGAATATAAGGCAAGAGTAGCAGTTCGCAAGACGAGAGGTTATCCTGCAAACTACGTcactgattttgtgaaggaccaTAAGAAGAAAATGCTTGCATTCGCCCAGGAGTTGCGTGTTCGTAACCCTGCGAGTATTGCATGGAAGAAGTGGTCCGAGGAGAGGGAAAAGGAGATAGAGGAGTACCGTGCAAGCAAGGCTGAAGAGCATGCAAGGAAGGCTGCGGAGGAGGCTGAGCGAGTTGAGATGCAATGCTTGAACGATACTATTGCCTCATTATGTGCTA AGATTGGATGCACCGGAAACTGGCAAGCAGATGTGGGCCGTGCTAAGTACGCGGAGAATATGATATTAGGGCGGGACGGTGCAGTTGGTGGCACTGCTAGCCGTCCGATTGTGGTCAAAGAGGAGGCCGAGGCGGAGGAAGACGACGACACCGGAAGGATAGGCGACCTCATTCGTCTTGCCGAGGAATTGGGGTACCCTCAGGAGGAGCATGACTATGAAATGGGAAGGATAGGCGACCTACTTCGTCTTTCAGAGGAGGGTGAGGCGTCAGGGCCGATGCCTGTCGGTGCCTCAGAGGAGGGTGAGGCTGCATACCACAACCAGAAGACATCGGTCTACGACTCATGGTGGCCAACAGACATGACCGAGGAAGAGGGACAGTTATACTCTCAGGCGGCAGAAGAGGCGGAGGCAGCTTACTACGAGAGACAGGCTAGTGAGGCCAAGGCAGCGGAGGCGAGCATGGGTAAGGAGGCTGTAGTGGACGATTGGGAGTCCGAGGACGAGTTGCTTACGCAGTGGTGCACGCAGTTTGATTGA
- the LOC8056793 gene encoding serine/threonine-protein phosphatase 7 long form homolog — protein sequence MAARAPHPRFSLIEADYDKDHRAKALSEQQRPLCVLRGRTHHVHSWNERYAPYIRRAGFLEIVRVYNSGLPTLDPAVLTAFVDRWRPETHTFHTPCGEMTITLQDVKMILCLSLSGHPVTGVVDESTWLDLVQEFCGRRPSDAEVKGTKKTSGVSTSWITQNFGAGPPPDAPDHEVEMYAKVWLWHFLGGFLFPDSSGDSISWIFLRILMQPLDNIAGYSWGTAVLAWTYRQLCQACRRQSSNGNLGGCSYLLQVWIWERFPVGRPTKPPGLPVWVHEDVGPTALFLWTDAKVVRGEADRRYRQYTDELDMLTHNYVTWSPWSRWELEGYLSPCCEEEDSDWLYDGPLIFFHVVEMHYPCRVYRQFGRLQGIPPLYSTNAELHRIDRRFRSTQKDWAVRHDAHLQTWYHRQVPLVNSLPPHDPARWMEYLQWLHRSTRTHIMVPYTNTPADEGGEDDITDAFDEAQRVDKQVLRAPLNRYVSQQLSNYSEEASRQLFRSRDDKSNPLRSFVKKIKKGCKKLAAKLSCADTTYAPPLHPMLSRSQTASMSTRATSARAASSSVRTPQYTGKGPADVDDDDEALQYSTTSGDDDDDELQWEFTGHEEMGTSQLGGAPIGTQGVEYT from the exons ATGGCGGCGCGGGCACCTCATCCCCGCTTTAGCCTCATTGAGGCGGACTACGACAAGGACCACCGGGCCAAGGCCTTGTCGGAGCAGCAGAGGCCGTTGTGTGTGCTTCGTGGTCGCACGCACCACGTACACAGCTGGAACGAGCGATACGCGCCGTACATTCGTCGTGCAGGCTTTCTTGAGATCGTCCGGGTCTACAACAGTGGACTTCCCACTCTAGACCCTGCAGTTCTTACTGCTTTTGTTGACAG GTGGAGACCAGAGACGCACACCTTCCACACACCTTGTGGAGAAATGACTATCACATTGCAGGATGTGAAGATGATATTGTGTTTGAGTTTGTCTGGTCATCCGGTGACTGGGGTCGTCGATGAGTCTACTTGGCTAGACTTGGTACAGGAGTTTTGTGGCAGGCGGCCATCAGATGCTGAAGTTAAAGGCACCAA GAAGACCTCAGGAGTCTCGACGTCTTGGATTACGCAGAACTTTGGTGCAGGACCACCACCTGATGCTCCAGATCATGAGGTGGAGATGTATGCAAAGGTGTGGTTGTGGCACTTCTTGGGGGGTTTCTTGTTCCCTGATTCCTCAGGAGACAGCATCAGCTGGATTTTCCTGAGGATCCTTATGCAGCCACTGGACAACATTGCCGGCTACAGTTGGGGTACCGCGGTGCTTGCATGGACATACCGTCAGCTTTGCCAGGCCTGTCGTCGCCAGTCTTCGAATGGAAACCTAGGTGGCTGCTCATATCTACTTCAGGTTTGGATTTGGGAGCGTTTTCCAGTTGGAAGGCCCACTAAACCTCCGGGTTTGCCT GTATGGGTGCATGAAGATGTTGGACCCACCGCCCTTTTCCTCTGGACAGATGCTAAGGTAGTCAGGGGCGAAGCAGACAGGAGGTACAGGCAGTACACTGACGAGCTAGACATGTTGACACACAACTAC GTCACATGGTCACCGTGGTCTCGGTGGGAGCTAGAGGGGTACCTTAGTCCATGCTGCGAGGAGGAGGATAGCGATTGGCTTTACGATGGCCCACTCATCTTCTTCCACGTGGTCGAGATGCACTACCCTTGCAGGGTTTACAGACAGTTCGGGAGGCTGCAGGGGATTCCACCGCTGTATTCCACAAACGCTGAGCTGCATAG GATTGATCGTAGGTTCCGGTCCACGCAAAAGGATTGGGCGGTCAGGCACGATGCACATTTGCAGACTTGGTATCACAGGCAGGTTCCCCTCGTCAACTCACTACCACCGCACGACCCGGCCAGATGGATGGAGTACCTACAGTGGCTGCACCGGAGTACGAGGACTCATATCATGGTCCCGTACACCAACACCCCTGCAgatgagggtggtgaggatgaCATCACCGATGCGTTCGACGAGGCGCAAAGGGTTGACAAACAGGTTCTTAGGGCCCCCTTAAATAGATATGTG TCACAACAGTTGTCTAACTACTCCGAGGAAGCTAGTAGGCAACTGTTCCGGAGTAGAGACGACAAGAGCAACCCTCTTCGCAGCTTTGTGAAG AAAATCAAAAAGGGCTGCAAGAAGTTAGCGGCTAAGCTGAGCTGTGCAGACACGACATATGCGCCTCCGTTGCACCCCATGTTGTCTAGGAGCCAGACGGCCTCGATGTCCACCAGAGCTACTTCGGCTAGGGCCGCTTCCTCCTCTGTACGTACTCCGCAGTACACAGGGAAGGGTCCAGCGGACgtggacgatgacgacgaggccCTTCAGTACTCCACGACTagtggcgacgacgacgacgacgagttaCAGTGGGAGTTCACCGGTCACGAGGAGATGGGTACCTCACAGCTAGGCGGTGCTCCTATTGGTACACAGGGGGTGGAGTACACATAG